The DNA window CTTGGCCCAAGGACCCTGACTttttgctaatatttttttatcttgtttGAAAGATCTGCAGATAACTTGTTCAAAGAGGCTAAGACCAAGCTTAGCAGTCTCAATGGAATCATATATAGTAACATCATACATGCTCACTGGTTAGTATTTGTCAGATTTATAAACCTCTTGGAACTTAACACTGATATGAGATTGATTTAACACTAAAGTACCTGTACTTGCAGTCAATCTGGCAATATGGAACGGGCTGAAGAACTGGTGCGTGAAATGGAAGAGGATGGGATAGATGCTCCTATAGATGTATATCACAGTATGATGCATGGATATACCATCATTCAGAACGAAAATAAATGTCTAGTTGTCTTTGAACGGCTTAAGGTATAGTGGAAACTGTCTTCTCATGGGTAACCGATCTGGCTTTCTTATATTTCTATTAAGTCCAGTTTGGTCCTCAATCCTTCTTGTGGTCTAATTTTCATTTCATGGCCAGCTTCAAGACCATTTAGTTTACACAACTAAAATGCCAAAACTGGTACAAATAACCCCTTGTATGCAAATCATCGTGTTATTATCCCATTTTACTGTGACAAAGACACATTGACAACTTGAATTACCATTGAGGTTGGTGAGtcagcactttttttttttttgagcaagGGCGACTGCCCCCATTTCTATTACCCGAAATAGAACATAGTAGTTTACAGAGTGCAAGGAAGAAAGACATGAAGAAACAGCATAAGGGCTAGAAAAGACAACAAAAGGAAGATTACAGGTTTCTCATGCAACAGGAATTCCACACCACCGTGCATATGACCCTCCATCAACCGAAGCCGAAAGCACAAAAACAACCCCTCAACCATAGCAAAAGCTCTTCTGACATCAGTATGCTGGGCCAAACCAAAAGAACATCAACTTTCTTTTGTGTTCCTGAAGCCATGTACCTTCATCCTTCCAGTCTTCTTGTCCTAGTGTACCATCCATACTTCGAGCTGAAAACATCATTTGCTACCTGCCTTATTAGCCTGGCTCCCAGAAGCAACTTTTCTTGATTTGCCTCCAACATCTGCAGCACAGCCCAAGTTTCAATCCAATGACAAGTCAAGTAAACTACATCAATGGGATCTTAAAACGGATGGGACCTGCCTGCTGTCCTGTTCTGTTTTTGCTCCTTATCTCTCCCTCCAGATCTGGTAATCTTATATCTCCAGGATCCAAGTTTCTTTCAGATTCCGTCAGTTAGCTATTGTAACCAGTCCCTTGGCCAGACCTCACCTCTGGTTTTATTTGGAGCAAACGAAAGTACCAACTCAACTCAAAGATATTTTGGAATTCATGGCTGGTAATCAAAGACCAATTCAAGTTAAGAAATTCATTTCTGGATTTTCCAGATAGTGAGCAAAAGAAACAATGGGGCACGACAATTGCAGGCCCATGGTAGGAAGCATAGCAGAAGCTGTAGTAGGGCCAGGAGCAGTGAAGTGAGAAGCTTATCTGCCCTGATTCTGGCAGCAGCAACAAAGTGCCAGAAGTCCAGGAGTGGGTGAGAAAGGAGAGGTGGGAAGTGGGAATTTCTGGCCATGGTGGTGCTGCTCAGCCAGAAACCTTAGTGGTGCTGACCAGCGATGAAAGTATGGAACTAATGTGCTTTGTGATCATATTATCCATGGAAGCTACAAGAATGAAACCACACCCTTTCCTCTCATTAATTTCTGTATGTTCCTTTtaaatatgcatatgcattgaTGTTTAGGTGTATGAGTATTTTTTTGGGAAAATGACCTATCTGCATATCACTGCATTGCATATCTGTACAGTATCGGAGTATCTGGGAAACACAGATGATGAAGTTACTTGATCTGTGGATACAACTTTGTATCATCGAGGATGGTGTCAAGGAaatgaggaagagaaaaaataagCATATCTCTGTCATCGGGCCACACCACCCTGTGGACTAAAATGGAGGCGGTTTTAGCTCAGGGATGTAATTTGCAActgttttgatatttggaagaCCTGTGATAAATGGTTCTAAAGTTTAAGGGTGAAATACTGAAACGTAAAATTAGACTACAAGAGGAGTTGAGGGACCAGAGATAGATGTAttcataatttttattttttctatctcCCCTTCTGATCTGATTTTTCCTGTTTTTTGCAGGAGTGTGGCTTTAAACCATCAATAATCTCTTATGGGTGCCTTCTTAATTTGTATGTCAAGGTAAAAGTAATTCTGTTGCGTGCTTTCTTGTCAGTTTTCCTGTAATTTTGTGTGTTCCCTTAGTAGAAGGAAACAAAAAATTGTGCATCCCAGACAAGTGTTTTTTTCCCTCGTAAATTATGATGTTTAAACACTCATTTCTGCACCATTGATTTCTATTCGTTATATGACTAGTATTCTAAATATCTAAGAGTCCTTGGATTCACCTTTTTCTGAAAGCCTAAGGCAAGGGAAGCTTTATGTCGAGTTTCTTATACATTGAACATGACAATCTTCAACTTTGAAACTCAAACCTGCCCCTTTATTATTAATTGTAAGATAGGTTACTTGAGACAACTCTTAACAGTGATCACTGATGTTGCTctggtttcttttcttttctcttttcagaTAGGTAAGGTTGCCAAAGCATTATCTATTAGCAAAGAAATGGAGTCTTGTGGCATCAAACATAATAATAAAACATACTCTATGCTTATCAATGGATTTATCCATTTGCACGACTTTGCAAATGCTTTCGCCATATTTGAGGAAATGCTAAGATCAGGTCTACAACCTGATCGTGCCATATACAATTTGCTTATAGAGGCATTTTGTAAGATGGGAAACATGGATCGTGCTATTTGCATTTTGGAAAAAATGCAGAAGGAACGAATGCAACCATCAAATAGAGCATTCAGGCCTATCATAGAGGGATATGCAGTTGCTGGTGATATGAAAAGTGCTTTGGATACTCTTGATCTGATGCGGCGAAGTGGTTGTGTTCCCACTGTAATGACTTACAATGCTCTCATTCACGGGCTAGTTAGAAAGCACAAGGTATTTTTCAAGTACATGCTAGTTTCTTCAAATCTAATCCTGTCATGTGGCATTTACTTTAAATTTGTGTTTATAGGTTCAAAGAGCTGTCTCTGTGCTTGATAAGATGTCCATCGCTGGCATTACACCAAATGAGCATACATACACAATCATTATGAGAGGTTATGCTGCCAGTGGAGATATTGGGAAGGCTTTTGAATACTTCACCAAAATAAAAGAGAGTGGTCTAAAACTCGATGTGTACATTTATGAAACATTGCTCAGAGCCTGTTGCAAATCAGGGAGGATGCAGAGTGCCTTAGCAGTCACTCGTGAGATGAGCTTCCAAAAGATACCAAGGaatacatttatatataatattttgatTGATGGGTAGGTGTTCTAGATAAGCTCTTTAGCCAATGTTTTTACTGACTAGTAACGATCTTTTTACCGACTCAGTACTCAGGGACGCTTGTGACCATTTATTTATGTGTTGACTGCATTGAACTACTTAGTCAACTGCTGTACTGACTCAGGGATACAAGAAAGTattatggaaaaaaataatatagggGGTAGAGAACAACCCCTCAATATTTTTAGTAGAAGGTTGTGGTTGAACCTGTGGAGGGCTAGCACAGCGAACTGTGCTGTTAGCCAGTAGGTCCTAATAGTCTCCTCACAAGAAACTATAATGATATTTCATTGGATTAGTCATACATTAGTTTTGAAAATTTGTATTATATACTGAGTTCATGTTTTATTTGAGTCTTGCTGTAATTTATGAAGTTTTATAAAAGCGgtatattttcctttttgccTGTTTCGTCACAAATCCTTTTGTGTAGATGGGCTCGGAGAGGTGATGTTTGGGAAGCAGAGGACTTGATGAAGCAGATGAAAGAAGATGGTGTCCCTCCTAACATCCATACTTATACCTCCTATATAAATGCATGCTGCAAGGCAGGAGACATGCAGGTACGAGAATTTTGCATTGGAATACTTAGTTTCTTACTTATTGTGAGTTGTAACCGTGTAGTGGAGATAGCCTGATTTTGATAGGATATGTGCACATGTTTTAAGGTAGCTGACCAAAATATTTTACAATGCCATGACTATATGCCCGAATTATTTCAGCACTACAGATTTACCTAGGTGGCTACATATTCAAATTTGGCACTTGTGAATGGAGAAGTATTCTCTTGGGGCCTTCTTGTAATctatccaatttttttttttttacaaaatgatTTGTTTGTAGAGAGCAGAAAAGGTGATTGAAGAAATGGTAGATGTTGGACTAAAACCTAATGTCAAGACATATACTACCTTGATTAAAGGTTGGGCAAGAGTGTCACTTCCAGACAGGGCATTGAAATGCTTTGAGGAGATGAAACTTGCTGGGTTGAAACCTGATGAGGCTTCTTATCATTGCTTGGTGACTTCACTTCTGTCAAGGGCAACTGTAATGGAGGGAAGTACCTACACAGGAATCATTAGTGTCTGTAGAGAAATGTCTGAGAATGATTTGACTGTTGATCTTCGCACTGCTGTTCACTGGTCTAGATGGCTTCACAAGATTGAGAGGACTGGAGGGGCACTAACAGAAGCGCTTCAGAGAATATTTCCTCCTGATTGGAATTCATTAGAATTTTTAGGAGAGCCATCCAGTTCTATAAGCATGGGGGAGTCTGATGATTACAGTGATTCAGATTTTAGCGGTGATGAAGATGAGGATCATAATATTGATGATAGCTGAAAAACTCTAGATTCCAGAGCCTGTTTTTCTTGTTCTGTGCCCCCACTTTTTGTCCTTTGGTTCTGCCAGAGTGGATGACCGAACAAGGTATTATGTGTTGAACTGTTAATATGTGTTTAATATGCCATTTCCTTTTGGTGATGTTTCTAAAAAGCACACATAATAATTCTTGAAAAGGAGTCTGCCAACAATCAATTGTCATTACTCATTGCCACTTTTTGGAGTTCCTGGAAATTGCATTGAACTAACACTCTTTGTTTCCATGGCAGCAATGTCTTTGATCAAACTGTGCCCTCACATTCAGACACCAGTGGCTTGTGGACTATCCAAGAGCGTTTGGAATCTTATAGTGCAATAAGCGTGAGCTGGCTGGCCTCTGCTGCGTTTCTTCAAGAGCAACAGTCAGTAACAGTTCTACTGGGACTGAAGACACAGGCTGTCAATGCAACAGACGAAGCTTACTCAGTTATGCGTGTAGCTGTACATATCAATGGCTGGCACAGGTAAATATTCTTGAGATATTGACAGATTCAATTTTTGTTTCTCTCCATCCTTTCAGTATAGTCCAACTTGATATAAAATCCAATTCCATATGTGTATAAATGCAAGTAAAGCTATACCACGTTACCAGTTACCACCCACACCCCTTCTTGGCTTGCCTTTTGTAGTGTGCCATGTGAAATGTGCCGACCATGATAGAGCCTGCGTGCCCACTTTTCAACATCCAAATGTTAGGAGTGGTAGGAGCGCTTATAGGCATATGCTTGAACACCACTTTGATTGGCAGAATTTTGTAGGGGCAGCACAGTGTGCCTACAAGGATTGGTTTTGTAACCACATCCCTGGACAAGCCGTTCGATGCTTATTTGAATACTAGTACGACAAACCAATCTGTGTCGTGGTGCTCGTAAAAGCTGAGATCATTTAAACTTGTAAGTAGAAAGTTGGACGAGCTTTTTTCTCTTCGAGAGAATGCACAGGCCCTCATGTTCTTTGTTTTGATGATCTTAAAAAAACCATAGTCAAGGTAAATAGGAGCAAAGATTGGTATCTTGCACATTATTGCGGGTTGGGCTTATTCAATGGGGGAATTCCCTATTGAAACTGAAGTACAAGTCCAATCAAGTGCTAGATGATGACTGTTTTCTCATTTAAGGTTTGGCATCTTCCAGTACAGCAGCTTCAATCAAATGGGCCTTAACGTAGCTCAGCCCGATTCAATATTACTTGGAATTGCACGCCTCTGTCCAAGCTGAAAGCTTTTACTAGTAGGACACTTGAATGCCTGCACAAGACGGCATTAATGCTGTGCTTATGAGCCCGATTTCTTGAGACTGGTGTTGAGTTTGTGCGTATGTGTGTGATATGAGCTGCGAATCTTAGCTGGCCGGTATCTTTCATTGAATCGAAAGTGGCCTCCCCATTCAAGTCTTGCCCACAAGATAAAACAGTGCTTCATTTATGCCTGTTATTTAATTTTGCTTAGCTGCATCTCGCTTCTCCATTCATACACCATAAATTCTTTCAAAGAAATCTTGATTGTATTAGTGTTGTATTAGGCCTTTGTTCGGAGAGAAAAAATTTCATAGTACCAATTaccccctccatcccaaaatataacaacttctatcACTAAGagtttgttccaaaataaaataacttatccaccaacattctcttcctaaCTAATCATAACCCTGcaccattcaatttttccatctatctccacttctcaaccaatcacaatatcATCATATTTAattctatctactttcttaataattgTGTTTAATCCTAAAATTTCTTATGTtctgggacggagatagtagcATGTATGAACAGTATGAAGTACTACAATGTAAATATTTTGCCTGAAAcatgctttgttttttttcatgccAAATTATTCAGTGTGATATTTGGTAATTCATACAGTATTCCTTCCTTTTATACCCACTCTAGTTTCAAATACTTGTCACTAGTTACTACTTACTACTAgcttttttccctaaaaaagtTACTAGCTTTTTAGCTTTGATCACTCGCCCTTTTTGCAAAAATGAAACATATGTATACTTAAAATATGTTGCATTAGCGATGTGTGTTCCATAAATACAACCAGACAACTTTCACTAATAATAACTTAATCTTTAAAAGTTATTAATGGTTAAAGGTGAAACATTATGGTTAACATTGACAAGTAAATAAAGATGGAAGGAATACATATTTTCTAAAGATAGGTACGGTCCTACAGGCTTtgtccagcaaaaaaaaaaaaggacagttCTGCAgaacaaaaatattttggtgGAGTTTTTAAACATTGCATCCAACAGAAGCCttatggtatttttttttctatgataaGAGAATTTATTCTGGTTTTTTACTTAAAAGAAGCTGCAACCAATTATTATAGAATTTACAGAATGAATAGCTGTGGATTACAAAATTATGAAACACAAAGTAGAAAACTACTAAGAATACCACCCTTAAAACAAAGATCTACATATATGGTTAGTCAGaggggagtggattctaatacttcgaggggatatcccctcgtatatctttttcttccaaattcgatgcaaatagttgtgaaaaattctgaaaaaaattgataatgtagagtataatgatacctactagtccaccaaaattcatgttcaaattcgatctacacatcgagaaacaaaaaagacaaatttagatataaacagtacgttactattcatacgctgaatttttcttttttatatctcgacgtgggagttgagtttggacttaagattttgtgaagttgtatatatgtgttgtatgaatgttgtcaaatttttccagaatttttcataaccgtttagatggtttttgagcaaacgagcgaacatcccctcgagggattagaatagtttctcTTAGTCAGAGTATGTTTAACGTTGTTTGCTCCAATGGTTATAAGTTGTACAGTCTCTGAAACCAGCAGCCGATCTTTGTCGATCGAATTTCGATCCCATCACTGCCGATGAACTGACATTGAACCAAAACGGAAGAAGCCTTATGGTATGGGTGGAGAATGAAAATAGGAAACAGACAGGAAACATCTTTATTCCtaaactagtactccctccatcccataatataagagattttagaggtATGTGACGTTTCCTCGGACTATGAATCTAGATCACATccctctaaaatcccttatattatgggatggagagagtaacaaTTAATAGGAAATGACACAACAGGATAGCAGAAACTGAAAACTTCCTTTCATTTTCTGGGGAAAAAAGGGGAAATTTGACGTTTGGAGCTCATATGTAGTGGAGATTTAACTGTTCCAAAAGTTTAGAATAGTGGCAGCTATGTTGATACAGCACTATGTTATCTTTTCTCAGCAGACGtgctggtaaaaaaaatttagtgcgAAGGGACCATTGCTAGTTGGCCCTTACTTTTATATTACTGTAACTGATCCAGAGTTAAATTTCTACCTATTTTCTTTGAAAGAGCACGAAAGCACATATCAataattttggtaatattattCATTTATCATAATCTATTTTGCTATACGCTCCGACCACTGCACAATGACAGTATTTATTTCGCAGAGAGGCCAACAGGAGCTATAAAATGATGTTCCGATTGCTGTTAATTACCTGGAAACTGAACTGTACTGGGCGAGTGATGAAGGTAGGATGGAAGCGCCAAGCTGCTGTGAACAACTGAGGGAAAATTCAGGTGTAATTTCCTCTCTAGTCTCTAGAATTTACAAGGCAAGGTATATATTTTTAACGTTTTTGTTTATGAATAGAAGATGAGCTATGCTTAGATTATGGATTGTATAGTACCCGCCCGTTGAGGCTGGGCTGGGTCCTCCAGAATATATACCCCTGCATGTGTCACTGACATCATTTGGTCGACATGATAGAAATATTTGGGAGCAAACCCTAGTAAGTGCACTCATAGTAGGGTATAACTAATACTCTATTTGTATAAACTATAAAGAAATGCAAATACCACCCGCTAACTGAATTAGTAATTGCTATAAGGAGTTCTTACGTTTATTTAGCCACGTGATCATCAAACTGAGCCATCCATTGGACCGAAGTGTCTGTGAGATATCAATGGTTAGTATATGAATGTCAGTAAAGGGGTTCTATCAACGTAACTATATACAGGATGTGATGATCTCTAGCCACCTGTAAATATGTTTTGCAAAATACTGTACTCCTAATTAAGGGAGTTAGCTGTTGTAGCATTCAAGTGCAGgcgccatgcatgcatatatgcatgacaTGGCATGCCTTCCCAATGGCACAAGACAGCACTTATATATAGCGGTGTCGGATGAGACGGAGGCGCACCACACTCATTCTCCCACAAGACAAACATAGCCTTCTCTCTTCCTGTACCCACTCGCCATTACACAGTGCGTCCTCCTCCATCCGTATTGCACTCCCCCTAGCTATAGCTATATTACTCACCTTCTCTCTTTAAGCTTGTCTAGTAGGAGTAGCTCGTTAGCTACATATAGGACGTATAGCTAAGGTTTGGTTAGCTTGGTTAATTGTTAGCTGGTGCGATCGATGGCCGGCACGGCGgagtcgccggcgagctcgtgcGTGTCGTcggacgcggaggaggaggcggcggtggcgaagccGATGGTGGTGGCCGGGTGCCCGCAGTGCCTCATGTACGTGATGCTctcggaggaggagcagcagcccAAGTGCCCACGGTGCAAGAGCCCCGTGTTGCTGCACTTcctccacggcgccggcgccggcgccggcgccgccgccagcagcaAGCCGCCCTCCAAGACCTAGCTCCTCCATATCCGGTTCTCAATCTCTCCCAGATGGTCGGCCGCCGTCCGTCGTCTTAATTCTAACGCATCCATgtattatgtttaatttttctCTCTCGATCGCTGGCTAGCTGTAGTTCCCTTTTTCTAGTAGTAGctgttatgtttttttctctgtCATTCGATCTGTGTGTCTTTAGTTAATCTGCACCTCCTCTGTAGCTTGGTCGATCGATCAGGTTAATTTTGTCAAATTAGCactattagctagctagtagctagacCAGAGGATCAAGCATGCATGTATCATCCCTTCCCAAATGATCTACTCCGTGGTGCAGTTGCATGCTTTAACCATCCTATTAATGAATCTGCCATCATTCTCAATTGTTTTGCTTGTTACAGTGTTAGTTAgttgcatatgcatgtgttcttaacgatcgAGCGATCGATATGATCCATTTCCATGGTTTGGTTTATGTCTTTTTTCCTTCTACTATACACTGATGAAGCAGGTTTCCATTAATTGGAGAAGGTGGTTAATTTCATCGTCTCTCGAttgatcgatcaatcgatctctgctgctgctgcgttaCGTACGTACTTTGACTTAATTGTGTTAGCTGGATGGAAAGGATGCGTGATGAAAAATCAACCTCCAGCTAGCTTTAGCTAGTCAGGGGACGGGAAAATAAATACCAGTAGTGATGAATCAAATTAAAGTAGAGTCGAACTTATGGTAGATGGATGGGGCGATCGATCGTATCATGAAAAACTTGTGCCCGTTTTAATTAGAGATCAAGTGGAGAGTAGAGTATATGGACGCATGGAATAGCAGCTGATGAATATGAATGAATTGAAAATGAACAGAGCTATAGGCCGGCAATCATTAGGGGCAGTTGAGAGGAGGAATTATTCGGGGCTTAGCATGCACGTCAGTTCGTCATCAAGAACACATTTATACCCACCgtccttctttcttcttttcttcaggATATTTACGAGTTCCTTTTTCTTGGCGTGATTTCTGTGTGCGATGCCAGAAAAAGGCCGAATCGGTCAGTCTGAGACTGAACCTGGACGCTGACCCTGAACTGCAGAACTGACTGGGCCGATAGATTCGAGAGGATGAGGCATGCATCCAcgtttattttcttccttttcgaCGCGTCCGTTTCTACTGACAAAAAGGAGCGCTGCCATCCGGGCTCTGCCCACGCTGAAACTATCAACAGATCACGCTGAAACTATGAACAGACCATCAGATGCTCCCAGGGAAGAAGCCAGCTAAAAGCTTTGGTTTGTGCATGGAGGGGAGAGCCAGCGATCGACTTTATCCTGTCACTGAATTTGCCTGGAGGATGACGTTAGAATGTGGAGGGAAGAGATAATacgttagttttttttttaaaaaaagaaggataATGTAAAGGTGTCCGCAAAATAAAATGTAacagaaaatggattaaaaatgaaaaactaaaggATTTTGTTTTTTAGTTTCTTCAATAGTGGATCAAAAGGATTAAAGAATAAAAATACTGAACGTAACGATGCAGCGGTGGAGTCAGATATTAGAGCATCCCCAGCAGCTACTCTAACCGATCCTCCATCCTTCATCCTTCATTTGGCGTATAGAAGGGGAAAAACGGCTCCAGCAGATGCGCTACTAGGCACTCCAAAAGTGACGGATGCGCCAAattaggagagagaagaggcaaAAATGGAGTGTCTCTCCCCTCACGCCCTTTTGCAACAGCCGCCTCTCTCGCTCCGATCCGGACTTTAGCGACCATCTCCCTCTGGCGTGACCCCacctccatcgccgtcgtcccCAGCCGGTGAAGGAGAGCTCCCTTGCcaatttttgcttttttttttcagcgaaTCGTGGAGAGAGGCGTACCAGATCTGGACCGTCGTCCGCCGCGTGGCCGCTGCTTGCCGCTGGCGTGCGCGTGGTCCctcgtccgccgtcgtcgccttgtGCGTGGCCGCCGCTTTGCCGCTGTCGCCCTACGCCCGCCAGCTGCCGCCCCTCgccagccgccgtcgcccggcgcctaccgccttcctcctccgccgcttgccgccgccgcttgccgccgccgcccctcgcccgCTTCTCCTCGCTTCCTCCCCGCTTCTCCTGCGCCGCTTCTCGAGAGTTCGAGTGAACGGTGAATAAGAAGATAAGGGACatgtgaaaaaataaaaaataatataaatggaTGGTAGTTGAAGTatatactattaaaatataagAGGATGAGATATAGAGCATGTAATATGAATGATCTGTTGGAGTTGAGAGAAATATAAAGGAGAAATCTTTTTTAAATGACCATCTAAATAGGCATATGGAGGATCGAATATGGATGAGCTGCTGGGGATGCTCTTAAATGTTATGGCTGAGTTGAGGCTCAACTGAACAATTGCTGGTTTCCTCTAAAATTTACGTGGTGATTTAAGAGActtaaacttgattttgaagGTCCTAGGGAGCCACCCCCACATTGTTCATACggtatattagttttttttttgttagaacttTCATATAGTCATCGCTTATTTCTCTATCACGCTCCCCTTCCTGCACCTAGGAGATCTCCTATGGTAAATCACCATATTGATCTTCTGGGTCGTCACACTAGTAAAACGTTTTTCACTCCCAGAAGGGGAAGTAAACCCTGCACCTGCACGCACCCTCTTGAAAACCGATTatagaggaggaaggaggcagTTTAAAAGTGGTGAGATGGCAAAACACAGGAGTTTGTGTACATGGGATGTTTAGTATTCCtttcgtttcatattacaagtcatttgactttttttatatatttttttaagtttgacaaaattatcaaatttatagaaaaatattgtagtattttttaaaaaatattatcaaactatattcaatgttagatttaataaaaactaatttcatattttaggtATTATTAAATCTTTTTATAAATCTATTTAAACTTGACaaagtttaattagaaaaaaagataaataatttataatatatttataatatgaaacagagggagtctGTATGAGATATTGGAGCCGTTGATGTGCAAGTCCAACCCCCAAATAATCAGTGGGGATTGTCTGCAGTACTGCATATGCAGAGCAGCCGCTGATATATGGGACC is part of the Oryza glaberrima chromosome 4, OglaRS2, whole genome shotgun sequence genome and encodes:
- the LOC127770672 gene encoding pentatricopeptide repeat-containing protein At5g04810, chloroplastic isoform X1; protein product: MQFLSLSAAAASSPAAAVLPPKPFKPLSSAAPFRRPSPPPPPPPPPSPVPSPAPPPPPHRPSPSPPPNPLASKLWLSSKLSPPPPETLEQPEPSTTTTTTTPPPPEPEAEVEARRQEEFRHKGKVFVGNLPLWARKAEIAEFFRQFGPLEKVELVRGHDDPERNVGFCFLYYGGDDADAAAERAVEVDGVDFRGRSLTVRLDDGRKGRARAEQRARWVNDGRRREPRSPWHEGRDEACREFRRVVESRPDNWQAVVSAFERIPKPSRREFGLMIVYYAKRGDKHHARATFENMRARGIEPNAFVFTSLVHAYAVARDMRGALSCVEEMKSEGLELTIVTYSILISGFAKINDSQSADNLFKEAKTKLSSLNGIIYSNIIHAHCQSGNMERAEELVREMEEDGIDAPIDVYHSMMHGYTIIQNENKCLVVFERLKECGFKPSIISYGCLLNLYVKIGKVAKALSISKEMESCGIKHNNKTYSMLINGFIHLHDFANAFAIFEEMLRSGLQPDRAIYNLLIEAFCKMGNMDRAICILEKMQKERMQPSNRAFRPIIEGYAVAGDMKSALDTLDLMRRSGCVPTVMTYNALIHGLVRKHKVQRAVSVLDKMSIAGITPNEHTYTIIMRGYAASGDIGKAFEYFTKIKESGLKLDVYIYETLLRACCKSGRMQSALAVTREMSFQKIPRNTFIYNILIDGWARRGDVWEAEDLMKQMKEDGVPPNIHTYTSYINACCKAGDMQRAEKVIEEMVDVGLKPNVKTYTTLIKGWARVSLPDRALKCFEEMKLAGLKPDEASYHCLVTSLLSRATVMEGSTYTGIISVCREMSENDLTVDLRTAVHWSRWLHKIERTGGALTEALQRIFPPDWNSLEFLGEPSSSISMGESDDYSDSDFSGDEDEDHNIDDS
- the LOC127770672 gene encoding pentatricopeptide repeat-containing protein At5g04810, chloroplastic isoform X3, with product MQFLSLSAAAASSPAAAVLPPKPFKPLSSAAPFRRPSPPPPPPPPPSPVPSPAPPPPPHRPSPSPPPNPLASKLWLSSKLSPPPPETLEQPEPSTTTTTTTPPPPEPEAEVEARRQEEFRHKGKVFVGNLPLWARKAEIAEFFRQFGPLEKVELVRGHDDPERNVGFCFLYYGGDDADAAAERAVEVDGVDFRGRSLTVRLDDGRKGRARAEQRARWVNDGRRREPRSPWHEGRDEACREFRRVVESRPDNWQAVVSAFERIPKPSRREFGLMIVYYAKRGDKHHARATFENMRARGIEPNAFVFTSLVHAYAVARDMRGALSCVEEMKSEGLELTIVTYSILISGFAKINDSQSADNLFKEAKTKLSSLNGIIYSNIIHAHCQSGNMERAEELVREMEEDGIDAPIDVYHSMMHGYTIIQNENKCLVVFERLKECGFKPSIISYGCLLNLYVKIGKVAKALSISKEMESCGIKHNNKTYSMLINGFIHLHDFANAFAIFEEMLRSGLQPDRAIYNLLIEAFCKMGNMDRAICILEKMQKERMQPSNRAFRPIIEGYAVAGDMKSALDTLDLMRRSGCVPTVMTYNALIHGLVRKHKVQRAVSVLDKMSIAGITPNEHTYTIIMRGYAASGDIGKAFEYFTKIKESGLKLDVYIYETLLRACCKSGRMQSALAVTREMSFQKIPRNTFIYNILIDGWARRGDVWEAEDLMKQMKEDGVPPNIHTYTSYINACCKAGDMQKR
- the LOC127770672 gene encoding pentatricopeptide repeat-containing protein At5g04810, chloroplastic isoform X2 is translated as MQFLSLSAAAASSPAAAVLPPKPFKPLSSAAPFRRPSPPPPPPPPPSPVPSPAPPPPPHRPSPSPPPNPLASKLWLSSKLSPPPPETLEQPEPSTTTTTTTPPPPEPEAEVEARRQEEFRHKGKVFVGNLPLWARKAEIAEFFRQFGPLEKVELVRGHDDPERNVGFCFLYYGGDDADAAAERAVEVDGVDFRGRSLTVRLDDGRKGRARAEQRARWVNDGRRREPRSPWHEGRDEACREFRRVVESRPDNWQAVVSAFERIPKPSRREFGLMIVYYAKRGDKHHARATFENMRARGIEPNAFVFTSLVHAYAVARDMRGALSCVEEMKSEGLELTIVTYSILISGFAKINDSQSADNLFKEAKTKLSSLNGIIYSNIIHAHCQSGNMERAEELVREMEEDGIDAPIDVYHSMMHGYTIIQNENKCLVVFERLKECGFKPSIISYGCLLNLYVKIGKVAKALSISKEMESCGIKHNNKTYSMLINGFIHLHDFANAFAIFEEMLRSGLQPDRAIYNLLIEAFCKMGNMDRAICILEKMQKERMQPSNRAFRPIIEGYAVAGDMKSALDTLDLMRRSGCVPTVMTYNALIHGLVRKHKVQRAVSVLDKMSIAGITPNEHTYTIIMRGYAASGDIGKAFEYFTKIKESGLKLDVYIYETLLRACCKSGRMQSALAVTREMSFQKIPRNTFIYNILIDGWARRGDVWEAEDLMKQMKEDGVPPNIHTYTSYINACCKAGDMQHYRFT